The following are encoded in a window of uncultured Sphaerochaeta sp. genomic DNA:
- a CDS encoding altronate dehydratase family protein yields the protein MEQYKFVTIHPDDVVAVAIAPLGKGEVVNVQGNDITLVADIPSGHKFAIKDIAEGEPIIKYGAPIGQAKQHISQGEHVHASNIKTLLSESAAYHYNKELALQFQEKAEKRKVFWADKTPTIQAYRRANGKIGIRNELWIVPTVGCVNKIAETLVSWANQTFPVNERYDGIHVWNHPYGCSQLGDDHEATRTILADLVHHPNAGGVLVLALGCENNTPDSFKELVGDVDPNRVKFLTSQEVGDEVEESKKLLSALHDAMQNDRREPVGMDNLIVGFKCGGSDGLSGITANPLVGRFCDALTAMGGTGILTEVPEMFGAEQLLMNRSQDEDVYKQTVRLIDDFKQYFVKHDQVVYENPSPGNKAGGISTLEDKSLGCIQKGGEAIITDVLAYGQQVTRRGLNLLSGPGNDIVSTTALTATGAHIILFTTGRGTPLGAPVPTVKISSNSALAAKKPNWIDFDAGRLLAEDNEEVLSDFLSLIQAVASGEQRTRNEVNGYAEISLFKDGVIL from the coding sequence ATGGAGCAGTACAAATTCGTTACCATCCACCCAGATGATGTGGTGGCAGTTGCAATAGCCCCCCTTGGCAAGGGGGAGGTGGTCAATGTACAGGGGAATGATATCACGTTGGTGGCTGATATTCCCTCCGGTCATAAGTTTGCCATAAAGGATATTGCAGAGGGAGAACCCATTATCAAGTACGGAGCTCCCATTGGACAGGCAAAACAACATATTTCCCAGGGCGAGCATGTCCATGCAAGCAATATCAAGACACTGCTCTCTGAATCAGCTGCCTATCACTACAACAAAGAACTTGCGTTGCAATTCCAGGAAAAAGCGGAGAAACGTAAAGTCTTCTGGGCGGACAAAACCCCGACAATCCAAGCCTATCGGCGAGCAAATGGAAAGATCGGCATCAGAAATGAGCTTTGGATTGTACCCACGGTCGGTTGTGTAAACAAGATAGCAGAAACACTGGTCTCTTGGGCAAACCAGACCTTTCCTGTCAATGAAAGGTATGATGGAATCCATGTATGGAACCATCCATACGGGTGCAGCCAGCTTGGCGATGATCATGAGGCAACCAGGACCATTCTCGCTGACTTGGTTCACCATCCCAATGCTGGAGGGGTATTGGTGCTTGCACTCGGTTGCGAGAACAACACCCCCGATTCCTTCAAGGAGCTGGTAGGGGATGTCGATCCAAACAGGGTAAAATTCCTCACCTCTCAGGAAGTGGGTGATGAAGTTGAAGAGAGCAAGAAACTCCTCTCAGCACTCCATGACGCCATGCAGAACGACAGAAGAGAACCAGTGGGCATGGACAACCTTATCGTTGGCTTTAAATGTGGTGGCTCTGATGGCCTCAGCGGCATTACAGCCAATCCTTTGGTTGGTCGATTTTGCGATGCATTGACTGCCATGGGCGGAACAGGAATTCTTACCGAGGTTCCCGAGATGTTCGGAGCAGAACAGCTGTTGATGAATCGCAGCCAGGATGAAGACGTCTACAAGCAGACTGTACGCTTGATCGATGACTTCAAGCAGTACTTCGTCAAGCATGATCAGGTAGTGTATGAGAATCCATCCCCAGGGAACAAGGCTGGAGGAATCTCAACCTTGGAAGACAAGAGTCTTGGATGCATCCAGAAAGGTGGAGAGGCAATCATCACCGATGTCCTTGCCTATGGACAACAGGTAACGAGAAGAGGACTGAACCTCCTCTCAGGTCCAGGTAATGACATAGTCTCCACCACAGCGCTCACAGCCACAGGAGCCCATATCATTCTTTTTACCACAGGAAGAGGAACCCCATTGGGAGCTCCTGTTCCCACAGTAAAGATTTCCAGCAATAGTGCTTTGGCAGCAAAAAAACCCAACTGGATTGATTTTGACGCAGGAAGGCTCTTAGCTGAAGACAATGAAGAGGTACTCTCCGATTTCCTCTCCCTCATCCAGGCAGTTGCCAGTGGTGAACAGAGGACAAGGAACGAAGTGAATGGGTATGCAGAGATATCGCTGTTCAAAGATGGAGTCATCCTCTAG
- a CDS encoding tagaturonate reductase, whose amino-acid sequence MQSITETHKTVARKEKILQFGEGNFLRAFVDWMIDILNEKTDFDGNVVIVQPLERGLSDMINDQEGLYTTILRGVQGGKNVEEFRTIDSVSRCLNPYKKEDYEAYLKLAESEDLRFIVSNTTEAGIAYSEGNSLEDAPQAAFPAKVCSFLYKRYKAFNGAQDKGIIVIPVELIDKNGDNLKRIVLQYAKEWNLEADFTTWLDEACDFCNSLVDRIVPGYPRAEAVQLCERLGYQDNLLDAAEIFHLWVIECHKEFHEDELPFNKAGLNVIWTDDMSFYRTRKVRILNGAHTMSVLAAYQAGHNTVQDCIADKDLLYPFMHGGIFEEIIPSMEGSKEELEAYANDVLERFENPYNPHQLLSISLNSVSKFKTRNLPSLLGYIAKQGSLPKRLVFALSALISFYEGTEYEGSALKGKRENETYLIQDNQDIMETFAALYNEADEGEARAKRISTAVLSNSAWWAQDLTRIEGLQHAVEKNLEAIWSVGMQKALQAL is encoded by the coding sequence ATGCAATCAATTACTGAAACCCATAAGACAGTTGCTCGAAAAGAGAAAATCCTTCAGTTCGGTGAAGGGAATTTTCTCCGTGCTTTTGTTGACTGGATGATCGATATCCTCAATGAGAAGACTGACTTTGACGGCAATGTGGTCATCGTCCAACCGCTCGAAAGAGGGTTGAGTGATATGATCAATGACCAGGAAGGTCTCTATACCACTATCCTGAGGGGTGTCCAGGGAGGAAAGAACGTTGAGGAGTTCCGTACCATTGATAGTGTCAGCCGCTGTCTGAATCCATATAAGAAAGAGGATTATGAAGCATACCTGAAGCTAGCAGAAAGCGAGGACCTAAGGTTCATCGTCTCCAACACTACCGAGGCAGGCATTGCCTACAGCGAAGGAAACAGTCTCGAGGATGCTCCCCAAGCTGCCTTCCCTGCAAAAGTCTGCTCGTTTCTCTACAAGCGTTACAAGGCTTTTAATGGTGCACAAGACAAGGGAATCATCGTTATCCCGGTTGAGCTTATAGACAAGAACGGAGACAACCTAAAGCGAATCGTGTTGCAATATGCAAAGGAGTGGAATCTAGAAGCAGATTTTACTACTTGGCTTGATGAAGCATGTGATTTCTGCAACTCACTTGTTGACCGCATTGTTCCTGGATATCCTCGCGCTGAAGCAGTTCAGCTGTGTGAAAGATTAGGCTATCAGGACAATCTCCTTGATGCCGCGGAGATTTTCCATCTCTGGGTTATTGAGTGTCACAAGGAGTTCCATGAAGATGAGCTTCCCTTCAACAAGGCTGGTTTGAACGTTATTTGGACCGACGATATGAGCTTCTATAGAACCCGGAAGGTACGGATTCTCAACGGAGCACATACCATGAGTGTACTTGCCGCATACCAGGCAGGGCACAACACCGTCCAGGATTGTATCGCAGATAAAGACCTACTGTATCCATTCATGCACGGAGGGATCTTTGAAGAGATCATCCCTTCCATGGAGGGTTCGAAAGAGGAGTTGGAAGCGTACGCAAACGATGTGTTGGAACGGTTTGAAAACCCGTACAACCCGCATCAGTTGCTTTCCATTTCTCTCAACTCTGTCTCAAAGTTCAAGACCCGCAACCTTCCCAGCCTGCTTGGATACATTGCAAAGCAAGGCTCTCTCCCTAAGCGACTGGTCTTCGCTCTTTCAGCCCTGATCAGCTTCTATGAAGGAACCGAATATGAAGGTAGTGCACTGAAGGGGAAAAGAGAGAACGAGACCTATCTCATCCAAGACAACCAGGACATTATGGAGACCTTTGCAGCCCTCTATAATGAGGCTGATGAAGGAGAGGCAAGAGCAAAACGTATCAGCACAGCTGTACTTTCCAATTCCGCTTGGTGGGCGCAGGATCTTACCCGGATCGAAGGCTTGCAGCATGCGGTTGAGAAGAACCTAGAGGCCATCTGGTCTGTCGGTATGCAAAAAGCCTTGCAAGCACTGTAG
- a CDS encoding bile acid:sodium symporter family protein, with the protein MFHFQKFEARLKSLNYHLERFMPILTPSGVVMGLLLGSLVSWMTPSVPYLFGLITFIGGLGISSNAFFGVIKKPKTILFFILGANIIMPLVAWALANLLFPGHPAIITGFILLMAIPTAITGYIWANIYKGNGALSLTLIIVSTLLAPFLTPYTVALLAQTNVQIDTKGMMLSLLIMVVIPSIVGILINNATQGKVNDRVGPNLKPFSKIGLFFIIVINTSNVAERLIADASWIYLPIALVCALLAVIGYPLAHYLGKIAGIALEDRKSVTFAVSMRNISSALVLAIAYFPPETALPVIFGIVFQQTICAFMAHTLYGRKKIT; encoded by the coding sequence ATGTTTCATTTTCAAAAATTCGAGGCAAGGCTCAAGAGCCTGAACTATCATCTGGAGCGGTTCATGCCGATCCTCACTCCCAGCGGTGTTGTCATGGGACTCCTCCTAGGTTCTCTTGTCTCCTGGATGACTCCATCGGTACCCTACCTGTTTGGACTTATTACCTTTATCGGAGGATTGGGTATCAGTTCAAATGCCTTCTTTGGGGTCATCAAGAAACCAAAAACCATTCTCTTCTTCATTCTTGGAGCGAATATCATCATGCCCTTGGTAGCTTGGGCATTGGCAAACCTGTTATTTCCCGGTCATCCTGCAATTATCACAGGATTTATTCTCCTGATGGCCATCCCCACTGCAATCACTGGATATATCTGGGCAAATATCTATAAGGGGAATGGTGCACTCTCCCTGACCTTGATCATTGTCTCCACTCTCCTTGCTCCTTTCCTTACCCCTTACACAGTGGCGCTTCTTGCCCAAACCAACGTACAGATTGATACCAAGGGAATGATGCTATCCCTGCTTATCATGGTCGTCATTCCCTCCATCGTCGGTATTCTTATCAACAATGCAACACAGGGAAAAGTCAACGACCGCGTGGGCCCAAACCTGAAGCCATTCTCCAAGATCGGGCTCTTCTTCATCATTGTCATCAATACCAGCAACGTTGCTGAACGTCTTATCGCTGATGCTTCCTGGATCTACCTTCCTATCGCACTTGTCTGTGCATTGCTTGCTGTCATCGGATATCCTCTTGCTCATTACCTGGGCAAGATTGCCGGTATTGCCTTGGAAGATCGCAAGAGCGTAACCTTCGCCGTCTCCATGAGGAATATCAGCTCAGCCTTGGTTCTTGCCATCGCTTACTTCCCCCCTGAGACTGCACTACCTGTCATTTTTGGAATCGTCTTCCAGCAAACCATCTGTGCCTTCATGGCACATACCCTTTATGGAAGAAAAAAAATAACGTAA
- a CDS encoding helix-turn-helix domain-containing protein: protein MGSHATRRVGLVLASIHTGASNGLWSQIAIQCQRSGISLFVFPGGRLEYQENQEYLRNAIYSLVNTDNLDGVITWASALGGAVSVSEVHAFLDKLDDLDCVCIGMKKEGCPGISFDAYSGVQSVMLHCIREHRARKLAFLRGPENHYSAEDRYRAYCDTLDQTSLLFDPRLVSDPFSWSEGRKAIVQLLEERDLVPGRDFDTLVCASDLMMFDAGKYLENLGFTIPEDLRIVGYNDSRESHLLKVPCTTARMPVNELARMSWNLLSDMLSEEDPSCFDLLLPSQPIIRQSCGCTYSLGSEQQARRVIGSQELFKAWLIQVFDANEEEQERIGLLLKEASLQHEKEVLSLLGHLSYRFLDRGGDPSLLSEALHWYCTFFATLSFKTLCAGPIRDLFLRQRDLVAHEHAYQHALQASILNMLKCDLLGVKTLSSIPTLLAKHLGSLGIDAGYLVLYGDEMTNTFIGGYADSLVMERKQTFPKHLLLPQGLLDHLGQGVHVVEPLFMDNQPLGYLILRTSLFSGSVMEELRTALSSAIKGAFLLDAANRAREEAERAQRSRSEFFANVGEGLKTPLETILSIAKQIDGESGKQIEEQIRTATHLLDLSLSHSGNLELENTVCNPMTLITPLSTSFPLVYEGPEEMPSLCVDAKRLIQSLTIICEYIVREGGEMRLQSTLSKDGLRLRFSSSSASWKASMGSQEPSLSLAQKIILMSRGSFSLHDNAVVVQLPLPSLMGESSPPSRDTLFYIVADENEPIPEVLCSSFASCEVIPVGNLQKHELSKIAGGIIGWDADNQGSAFRLLRTAIAGHNTLSLAPMICLHAPEGQQNLYSSLMRTSHHLSDGVLVAIKGLPEDCCKTLALDEEFILHSEPDAVLDVVANQPVKMILTSLFDPVLYRNIRKSSDAPIVVIREQWEKEEAEQLSLVPRLLIAHQCVLESSEFGQRLLELLETNEILPPLTGALVKRAVVYLGRHATQQISRWQLAESVNVSEDYLTRIFRKELGISPWDYLNRQRVFIATQLLRESSLSINEVASQSGFQDQAYFCRVFKKIKGCAPGKIRSQH from the coding sequence GTGGGTTCTCATGCGACAAGGCGAGTGGGATTGGTGTTAGCCTCTATCCATACAGGAGCTTCCAACGGGCTCTGGTCCCAGATTGCAATCCAATGCCAACGCTCTGGTATTTCCCTGTTTGTCTTCCCTGGAGGAAGACTTGAGTATCAGGAGAACCAAGAGTACCTACGTAATGCCATCTATTCTTTGGTAAATACCGATAACCTCGATGGCGTGATCACTTGGGCATCAGCCTTGGGTGGGGCTGTCAGTGTCTCAGAGGTCCATGCCTTCCTTGACAAACTTGACGATCTGGACTGCGTTTGCATCGGTATGAAGAAGGAAGGATGTCCTGGAATCTCTTTTGACGCCTATTCAGGGGTCCAGAGTGTCATGCTGCACTGTATACGTGAGCATCGTGCAAGGAAGCTTGCCTTTCTCCGTGGGCCGGAGAATCACTATTCTGCTGAGGACCGGTATCGAGCTTATTGTGATACCCTCGATCAAACCAGTCTGCTCTTTGATCCCCGCTTGGTCAGCGATCCTTTCTCCTGGTCGGAAGGAAGGAAGGCAATTGTCCAGCTATTGGAGGAGAGGGACCTTGTTCCTGGGCGAGATTTCGATACATTGGTCTGTGCCAGCGATCTGATGATGTTTGATGCAGGAAAATACTTGGAGAACCTCGGATTCACAATTCCTGAGGACCTACGAATCGTGGGATATAATGACAGCAGGGAAAGCCACCTTTTGAAGGTTCCTTGTACCACTGCAAGGATGCCGGTTAATGAGTTGGCAAGGATGTCCTGGAACCTGCTCAGCGATATGCTTTCAGAGGAGGATCCTTCTTGCTTTGACTTGCTTCTTCCCTCACAGCCGATCATCCGACAGAGTTGTGGGTGTACCTATTCCCTGGGAAGTGAACAACAAGCTCGTCGTGTGATTGGGAGCCAGGAACTTTTCAAGGCTTGGTTGATTCAGGTGTTCGATGCGAATGAGGAGGAGCAAGAGAGAATTGGCCTTCTTCTTAAGGAAGCCTCCTTGCAACATGAGAAGGAAGTGCTCTCCTTGCTCGGACATCTATCCTACCGTTTCCTGGACAGGGGAGGGGATCCCAGTCTCTTGAGTGAAGCCCTGCATTGGTATTGTACCTTTTTCGCGACCCTTTCCTTCAAGACGCTTTGTGCAGGCCCCATCAGGGACCTCTTTCTCCGTCAACGGGATTTGGTAGCACATGAACATGCCTACCAACACGCTTTGCAGGCAAGCATCCTCAATATGCTCAAGTGTGATCTTCTGGGGGTGAAAACTCTTTCAAGCATCCCCACACTCTTGGCAAAACACCTTGGATCCCTTGGCATTGATGCGGGATACCTGGTTTTGTACGGTGATGAGATGACCAATACCTTTATCGGTGGGTATGCCGATTCCCTGGTTATGGAACGGAAACAAACGTTTCCCAAACACCTCTTATTGCCACAAGGACTTCTGGATCACCTTGGACAGGGTGTGCATGTGGTTGAACCATTGTTCATGGACAACCAGCCACTGGGGTATCTCATCCTGAGAACTTCGTTGTTCAGTGGAAGTGTCATGGAAGAGCTGCGAACCGCTTTGAGTTCAGCAATCAAGGGAGCCTTTCTCCTCGATGCCGCCAATCGTGCAAGGGAAGAGGCAGAAAGGGCTCAGCGTTCGCGAAGTGAGTTCTTTGCCAATGTTGGTGAGGGCCTCAAGACTCCTCTTGAGACAATTCTCTCCATTGCAAAACAGATTGATGGAGAGAGTGGGAAGCAGATTGAGGAACAGATTCGTACTGCCACGCATCTTTTGGATCTTTCCCTCTCTCACTCCGGCAACCTTGAGTTGGAGAACACGGTCTGCAATCCTATGACCCTGATAACACCATTGAGCACCTCCTTTCCTCTTGTCTATGAAGGACCGGAGGAGATGCCATCCCTCTGTGTCGATGCAAAGCGCTTGATCCAGAGTCTCACGATCATCTGCGAATATATAGTAAGGGAAGGAGGAGAGATGAGGTTGCAATCCACTTTATCGAAGGATGGCCTCCGACTCCGTTTTTCTTCCTCTTCAGCTTCCTGGAAGGCTTCAATGGGAAGTCAGGAACCAAGTCTCTCCTTGGCACAAAAAATTATCCTGATGAGCCGTGGATCATTCTCCCTGCATGATAATGCAGTAGTTGTGCAGCTACCCCTGCCAAGCTTGATGGGTGAGAGCAGCCCCCCTTCCCGTGATACCTTATTCTACATTGTTGCTGATGAAAATGAGCCGATACCAGAGGTATTGTGTTCTTCCTTTGCTTCCTGTGAAGTAATCCCTGTGGGTAACCTGCAGAAGCACGAGCTCTCCAAGATTGCAGGAGGTATTATTGGTTGGGATGCAGACAACCAAGGAAGTGCGTTCCGTCTCCTGCGTACAGCAATTGCAGGGCATAACACCCTCTCCCTAGCTCCCATGATCTGTCTCCACGCTCCTGAGGGTCAGCAAAATCTCTATTCATCCTTGATGAGAACTTCTCATCATCTCTCTGATGGTGTTCTGGTTGCGATCAAGGGTCTGCCTGAAGATTGTTGCAAGACTCTTGCCTTGGATGAGGAGTTCATTCTCCACAGCGAACCAGACGCGGTATTGGATGTGGTAGCCAACCAACCGGTAAAAATGATACTTACCTCACTCTTTGATCCTGTTCTCTACCGGAATATTAGGAAATCCTCGGATGCTCCGATTGTGGTGATTCGTGAACAATGGGAAAAGGAGGAGGCAGAGCAGCTTTCCCTCGTTCCTCGTCTCCTTATCGCTCACCAGTGTGTACTTGAAAGCAGTGAGTTTGGACAGCGGTTGCTTGAGCTGTTGGAAACCAATGAGATACTTCCTCCTCTCACCGGTGCCTTGGTCAAGCGAGCTGTGGTCTATTTGGGTAGGCATGCTACCCAGCAGATCTCACGTTGGCAACTTGCTGAATCGGTGAATGTCAGTGAAGACTACCTGACGAGAATCTTCCGCAAGGAGTTGGGTATCAGCCCATGGGATTACCTGAACAGGCAGAGGGTATTCATTGCCACCCAGTTGTTACGGGAGAGTTCTCTCTCGATAAACGAGGTTGCGAGTCAGAGTGGATTCCAGGACCAAGCGTATTTCTGCAGGGTGTTCAAGAAGATCAAGGGATGTGCTCCAGGAAAGATTCGTTCACAACATTGA
- a CDS encoding PadR family transcriptional regulator, whose translation MDSHIRKVYVPMTETGFYILLCLQKPMHGYAIVQEVDSITDGVVRIGAGTLYGSLSKMEKDGLIRFMDEQDKRKIYQITELGSDVLALEKKRIERMYRNLEEVGL comes from the coding sequence ATGGATTCGCATATCAGAAAAGTCTATGTACCCATGACAGAGACAGGATTCTATATATTGCTCTGCCTGCAGAAGCCCATGCATGGGTATGCAATAGTACAGGAAGTCGATTCCATAACCGACGGGGTGGTGAGAATCGGGGCAGGGACGCTCTATGGAAGTTTGTCGAAGATGGAGAAGGATGGGCTGATCCGATTTATGGATGAACAGGATAAACGAAAAATCTATCAGATCACCGAACTTGGCTCAGATGTTCTTGCTTTGGAAAAGAAGCGAATTGAACGGATGTACCGAAACTTGGAGGAGGTTGGACTATGA
- a CDS encoding DUF2812 domain-containing protein: MKDTKVMFRFYTIPEYVKEQDFLCNQHKKGWAFRRVYFPGLYVFSRCEGEDVVYQLDYNQEGRAEKQSYLRLFEDCGWEYIQDFFGYSYFRKPAAQMQGNEELYCDDGSRLAMIERVFKGRMIPLLVLFFLVIIPQLVLHGSGMRSASQFFFGLYCGLFFVYIVIFIQFGLQYWNMRKRLR, from the coding sequence ATGAAAGATACGAAGGTTATGTTCAGATTCTATACTATCCCTGAATACGTGAAGGAACAGGACTTCCTGTGTAACCAACATAAGAAGGGTTGGGCTTTTAGGCGGGTATATTTCCCAGGGTTGTATGTATTCTCCAGGTGTGAAGGGGAGGATGTGGTTTACCAATTGGATTACAACCAAGAGGGAAGGGCTGAGAAGCAGAGTTACCTGCGTTTGTTTGAGGACTGTGGGTGGGAGTATATCCAGGATTTCTTCGGGTACAGCTATTTCAGGAAGCCTGCTGCGCAGATGCAGGGAAATGAGGAGCTCTACTGTGATGATGGATCGCGTCTTGCCATGATAGAGCGCGTGTTCAAGGGAAGGATGATTCCCTTGTTGGTTCTTTTTTTCTTGGTGATCATTCCCCAACTGGTACTGCATGGAAGTGGCATGAGAAGTGCAAGCCAATTCTTTTTTGGACTTTATTGCGGACTTTTCTTTGTATATATCGTAATTTTCATACAGTTCGGCCTGCAGTATTGGAATATGAGGAAACGACTTCGCTGA
- a CDS encoding ABC transporter permease subunit yields the protein MAERTAKQQLLRDIKRHKSVYALLAIPLIYYIIFKYVPIFNGQIAFKDYMALDGVLGSQWIGFEHFRTFINSYYFVELLRNTLMYSFGKLVFSLPLAIILAIAIYESNRPLLRKTVQTLAYLPHFLSWVIMYGILLALLAPGDGIVNDTIKLFGGKPIDFLTNTDAFPWIVILSDAWKEMGWSAIIFIAALMGIDPSLFEAALVEGANSWQRVRYITLPSIRPVIVIVVLLRLGTILDAGFNQIFMLYSTPVYSVADIIDTWVYRQGLLEFQFGLATAVGLFKGVIGMFLILGSNRLVRRFGGNSLY from the coding sequence ATGGCAGAAAGAACGGCAAAACAGCAGTTGCTACGTGATATCAAGCGGCATAAATCAGTCTATGCTTTGCTTGCAATACCTTTAATCTACTATATCATCTTTAAATATGTCCCGATATTCAACGGGCAGATTGCATTCAAGGATTATATGGCCTTGGACGGGGTGCTGGGTAGTCAATGGATTGGTTTTGAGCATTTTAGGACGTTCATCAACTCGTATTATTTCGTTGAGTTGCTCAGAAACACCCTGATGTACAGTTTCGGGAAGCTGGTGTTCAGTCTTCCCCTTGCAATCATCCTGGCAATTGCCATTTATGAGAGCAACCGCCCACTTCTTCGAAAAACAGTACAAACACTTGCCTATCTCCCACACTTTCTCTCGTGGGTAATCATGTACGGTATCTTGCTTGCCCTATTGGCGCCAGGAGACGGAATTGTCAATGATACCATCAAGCTCTTTGGTGGCAAGCCCATTGATTTCCTGACCAATACGGATGCCTTTCCCTGGATTGTCATTCTCAGTGATGCGTGGAAGGAAATGGGCTGGAGCGCCATCATCTTCATCGCCGCTCTGATGGGCATCGACCCTTCACTCTTTGAGGCAGCCTTGGTTGAGGGTGCAAATTCTTGGCAAAGGGTACGATATATTACCCTTCCCTCAATTCGCCCTGTTATCGTTATTGTGGTTCTGCTTCGCTTGGGAACCATCCTGGATGCAGGTTTCAACCAGATTTTTATGTTGTACTCAACGCCGGTCTATTCGGTTGCCGATATCATCGATACCTGGGTCTATCGTCAAGGCTTGCTGGAGTTCCAGTTTGGCCTTGCCACCGCAGTCGGTCTTTTCAAGGGAGTCATTGGTATGTTCCTTATCCTTGGTTCCAACCGTCTGGTCAGACGCTTCGGCGGAAACTCATTGTACTAG
- a CDS encoding carbohydrate ABC transporter permease → MKMKGTRKKGRFTSVAIKPTAADHSFNFLVDFFLALLLLIIAIPLWSTITLSFRPNDYIGNNLEGMFLMPWNWSTSAYEALLGNAGFLLAFGNSVKILIGGVASALLLTIPLAYVLSIPTLPGRRYLNLLVIVPYVFNVGMIPTYLLVTNIGLIDKLPAVYIPVAISTYNCLIMRSFFEGIPNELKESARIDGASEIQVLLRIILPLSKAIIMTIGLFYGVSFWNNFFHAMLYLNSNALQPLPILLRNILMASGMNEYVEVSAFGDAPIAAIKAASVFMSAIPMVIAYPFIQKYFTKGTLLGSVKG, encoded by the coding sequence ATGAAGATGAAAGGAACCAGAAAAAAGGGACGATTCACCTCTGTAGCGATCAAACCCACTGCAGCCGATCACAGTTTCAATTTCTTGGTGGATTTCTTTTTAGCTTTACTTTTACTGATCATTGCAATTCCGCTTTGGAGTACTATTACGCTTTCTTTCAGGCCAAATGACTATATTGGCAACAACCTGGAAGGGATGTTCCTGATGCCCTGGAATTGGTCGACCTCAGCATATGAGGCGCTGTTGGGAAATGCAGGATTCCTGCTTGCTTTTGGCAATAGTGTAAAGATTTTGATTGGAGGGGTGGCGAGTGCTTTGCTGCTTACCATACCCCTTGCATATGTACTGTCCATACCTACCCTGCCGGGGAGACGCTATCTGAACTTGCTTGTCATTGTCCCTTATGTGTTCAACGTCGGGATGATACCAACCTATCTGTTGGTTACGAATATCGGTTTGATCGACAAGCTTCCAGCAGTCTATATCCCGGTGGCGATCAGCACCTACAACTGTCTGATCATGCGTTCCTTCTTCGAAGGGATTCCCAACGAACTGAAGGAGTCTGCAAGAATTGATGGGGCATCAGAGATTCAAGTTCTCCTGAGAATTATCCTGCCCCTCTCGAAAGCGATCATCATGACTATCGGGTTGTTCTACGGCGTATCCTTCTGGAATAATTTCTTCCATGCAATGCTCTACCTCAATAGTAATGCGTTGCAGCCCCTTCCTATCCTGCTCAGGAACATACTGATGGCCAGTGGAATGAATGAATATGTGGAGGTAAGTGCCTTCGGGGATGCTCCAATTGCCGCCATCAAGGCCGCATCGGTCTTCATGAGTGCCATCCCGATGGTTATTGCCTACCCATTTATCCAGAAGTATTTCACCAAGGGAACATTGCTGGGAAGTGTGAAAGGATAA